The following proteins are encoded in a genomic region of Dasypus novemcinctus isolate mDasNov1 chromosome 21, mDasNov1.1.hap2, whole genome shotgun sequence:
- the CEP131 gene encoding centrosomal protein of 131 kDa isoform X1 has translation MKGSRATSGPPGPPEGSPEGVDLSLTGLPPPVSRRPRSASAARPVARPVSVVAGSELRRRAPDAMGPRGPRAINNLRRSNSTTLASRPSSGALSPPSSLGGLRPAEPTNFLTLFEGSPGGRKRPAGPSHARSAQGAAGNVLDEPPSAPALPPSTPAQPTAPWRKERTVALAPSFTANNRPLLPSPGQRAWGWSEGFWSSKRAAGNCVPSMVHNHCGPPERPPPPESAPRAAPPLNNVVAAAAGEALEGSGPGRPQKVPGSTRPDRSHARGPPGLLRRKEVTEEEAERFILQVNQAAVIIQRWYRRQVQRRRAGAAGLQRLLASKREERRRPGEGGVLDLRREKEAERRKAREEQARQARRAAIEELQQGRTRQAGDGAAGLPQERRALGGPRAAQELHPEPRDAAPRALQANNAGANSCPACPEDPRQPASSSSPDAVPEPRQSPEDKPQVCPAAPASPPTSGTGPRAPAATPWGHPAGRGWRPPEGSSGARGSSCLGAGASLLGLHFGLPWPPGAGAGASSSEAAKDAGSPETASEDPMVAGSRAKAHVALRLLLDTLRLLEEEPEPLPHPKAWPQGRLAWTDRPQGVLSPQGDSSSLTADNLEQLGRLGGPPEDGALLSEAKLHSILSFLGEMEGAGRGGNPAAPAPREGLGPGEEPARPGPASEASVSVLRLTQEVEEKRRAAALLQQALAQQQDLAARRVAETREALGRQLRQQQGRYEATIRRHLTFIDQLIEDKKVLTERCEAVVAELRQVDERCKARVAQVQEQHEQETKKLKDLMSATEKVRREKWINEKTRKIKEMTVKGLEPEIQRLIAKHKQELKALKGLHEAELLRAEERAAQRYAQQAEELRERLEREKAALGQRERELAQQRLEQHLEQEQRALEQQRRRLHSEVAEERERLGQQAARQRVELEELRRQLEESSSAASRALRAEFEKGREEQERRHQAELEALKDQLEVEKQAWGASYAKREEAWLLAREQELKEELRKGRDREIELVIRRLEADTALAKEESERSAESRVKRLRDKYETELAELERSEHGLQERCAELRARLGEAEGQRGRLQVLLRQREEELEGAKAVNAQLLGERSGLAQVVRQEFADRLAASEEEARRARAELAELRARQHVELERLMREKEEELQEVHRRVKTAVARKEETLRGLRQQHEAALKRAEHLEELLERQRQPLATT, from the exons ATGAAAGGCTCCCGGGCCACCAGcggcccccccggccccccggagGGCAGCCCGGAAGGCGTGGACCTGAGCCTGACAGGCCTGCCTCCGCCCGTGTCCCGGCGCCCCCGCAGTGCCTCTGCTGCCAGGCCCGTGGCGCGCCCCGTCTCCGTGGTCGCAGGCAGTGAGCTGAGGAGGAGAGCGCCG GACGCCATGGGGCCTCGGGGCCCCCGGGCCATCAACAACCTGCGCCGGTCGAATAGCACCACGCTGGCCAGCCGGCCCTCGAGCGGCGCCCTCAGCCCGCCCAGCAGCCTCGGTGGCCTCAG GCCAGCGGAGCCCACCAACTTCCTGACGCTCTTTGAGGGCAGCCCCGGGGGGAGGAAGAGGCCGGCCGGCCCGAGCCACGCGCGCAGCGCGCAGGGGGCCGCGGGGAACGTCCTG GATGAGCCGCCCAGCGCCCCTGCCTTGCCGCCCAGCACCCCCGCCCAGCCCACCGCGCCGTGGAGGAAGGAGCGCACCGTGGCGCTGGCCCCCAGCTTCACAGCCAACAACAG ACCGCTGCTGCCGAGCCCTGGTCAGCGAGCCTGGGGGTGGAGTGAGGGTTTTTG GAGCAGCAAGCGCGCCGCCGGCAACTGTGTCCCCTCCATGGTGCACAACCACTGCGGCCCCCCCGAGAGGCCGCCCCCCCCCGAGAGCGCCCCCCGAGCAGCGCCCCCCCTCAA CAACGTCGTCGCGGCGGCTGCAGGGGAGGCCCTCGAGGGCAGTGGCCCCGGGAGGCCGCAGAAGGTCCCTGGCAGCACCCGCCCAGACCGCAGCCATGCAAGGGGCCCCCCAGGCCTGCTCAGGAGGAAGGAGGTGACGGAGGAGGAGGCCGAGAG GTTTATCCTCCAGGTGAACCAGGCGGCCGTCATCATCCAGCGCTGGTACCGCCGCCAGGTGCAGCGGCGCCGAGCCGGAGCTGCCGGGCTGCAGCGCCTGCTGGCGTCCAAGCGGGAG GAGCGGCGGCGGCCGGGGGAAGGGGGTGTCCTGGACCTGCGCCgggagaaggaggcagagaggagGAAGGCCCGAGAGGAGCAAGCACGCCAGGCCCGGCGGGCGGCCATCGAG GAGCTGCAGCAGGGACGGACCCGGCAGGCAGGTGACGGTGCAGCCGGGCTGCCGCAGGAGCGCAGGGCCCTAGGAGGGCCGCGGGCTGCCCAGGAGCTGCACCCAGAGCCCAGGGACGCGGCACCCCGTGCCCTCCAGGCCAACAACGCGG GTGCCAACTCCTGCCCTGCCTGCCCCGAGGACCCCCGCCAGCCAGCCTCCAGCTCGTCCCCTGACGCGGTCCCCGAGCCCCGGCAGTCCCCGGAAGACAAGCCGCAGGTCTGCCCCGCGGCGCCCGCTTCCCCCCCGACCAGCGGCACGGGGCCTCGAGCCCCCGCTGCCACGCCGTGGGGTCACCCTGCCGGAAGAGGCTGGAGGCCCCCGGAAGGGTCTTCTGGGGCCCGGGGCAGCTCCTGCTTGGGCGCAGGGGCCAGCCTGCTGGGCCTTCACTTTGGGCTTCCTTGGCCCcccggggctggggcgggggcttCCAGCTCGGAAGCTGCAAAG GACGCCGGCTCCCCGGAGACGGCCAGCGAGGACCCCATGGTGGCCGGGAGCAGGGCCAAGGCGCACGTGGCCCTCAGGTTGCTGCTGGACACGCTGAGGCTGCTGGAGGAGGAGCCTGAGCCGCTGCCGCACCCCAAGGCCTGGCCTCAGGGGAGGCTTGCCTGGACCGACAGG CCCCAGGGCGTCCTCTCCCCGCAGGGCGACTCCAGCTCCCTGACGGCCGACAACCTGGAGCAGCTGGGGCGGCTCGGCGGCCCCCCCGAGGACGGGGCGCTGCTCTCGGAGGCCAAGCTGCACAGCATCCTGAGCTTCCTGGGCGAGATGgagggggcgggccggggcgggaaccccgcggcccccgccccgcGGGAG GGCCTCGGACCAGGGGAGGAGCCGGCCCGCCCGGGGCCCGCGTCCGAGGCGAGCGTATCGGTGCTGCGGCTGACGCAGGAGGTGGAGGAGAAGAGGCGGGCCGCGGCGCTGCTGCAGCAGGCGCTG GCGCAGCAGCAGGACCTCGCCGCCCGGAGGGTGGCGGAGACGAGGGAGGCGCTGGGCCGGCAGCTGCGGCAGCAGCAGGGGCGCTACGAGGCCACCATCCGGCGGCACCTCACCTTCATCGACCAG CTCATCGAAGACAAGAAGGTCCTGACCGAGAGGTGCGAGGCCGTGGTGGCCGAGCTGAGGCAGGTGGACGAGCGGTGCAAGGCCAGGGTGGCCCAGGTGCAGGAGCAGCACGAGCAG GAGACGAAGAAGCTCAAGGACCTGATGAGCGCCACCGAGAAGGTGCGCCGGGAGAAGTGGATCAACGAGAAGACCAGGAAGATCAAGGAGATGACGGTCAAAG GTCTGGAGCCGGAGATCCAGAGGCTGATCGCCAAGCACAAGCAGGAGCTCAAGGCGCTCAAGGGCCTGCACGAGGCGGAGCTGCTGCGCGCGGAGGAGCGCGCCGCACAGCGTTACGCGCAGCAGGCCGAGGAGCTGCGGGAGCGCCTGGAGCGGGAGAAGGCGGCGCTGGGGCAGCGCGAGCGGGAGCTGGCCCAGCAGCG GCTGGAGCAGCACCTGGAGCAGGAGCAGCGGGCGCTGGAGCAGCAGCGGCGCCGGCTCCACAGCGAGGTGGCCGAGGAGCGGGAGCGGCTGGGCCAGCAGGCGGCCAG GCAGCGGGTGGAGCTGGAGGAGCTGAGGCGGCAGCTGGAGGAGAGCAGCTCTGCGGCGAGCAGAGCCCTGCGGGCCGAGTTTGAGAAGGGCCGGGAGGAGCAGGAGCGCCGGCACCAG GCGGAGCTGGAGGCCCTGAAGGACCAGCTGGAGGTGGAGAAGCAGGCGTGGGGAGCCAGCTACGCCAAGAGGGAG gagGCCTGGCTGCTGGCCCGAGAGCAGGAGCTGAAGGAGGAGCTGAGGAAGGGCCGGGACAGGGAGATCGAGCTGGTCATCCGCCGGCTGGAGGCTGACACGGCCCTGGCCAAGGAGGAGAGCGAGAGGAGCGCGGAGAGCCG GGTCAAGCGTCTCCGGGACAAGTACGAGACGGAGCTGGCCGAGCTGGAGCGGTCGGAGCATGGGCTCCAGGAGCGGTGCGCGGAGCTGAGGGCGCGCCTCGGGGAGGCCGAGGGCCAGCGCGGGCGCCTGCAGGTCCTGCTGCGGCAGAGGGAGGAGGAGCTGGAGGGCGCCAAGGCG gTGAACGCGCAGCTGCTGGGCGAGCGAAGCGGCCTGGCCCAGGTCGTCCGCCAGGAGTTTGCTGACCGGCTGGCGGCCTCCGAGGAGGAGGCGCGGCGGGCCAGGGCGGAGCTGGCGGAGCTGCGGGCGCGGCAGCACGTGGAGCTGGAGCGGCTCATgcgggagaaggaggaggagctgCAGGAGGTGCACCGGAG AGTGAAGACGGCCGTAGCCAGGAAGGAGGAGACCTTGCGCGGCCTCCGGCAGCAGCACGAG GCCGCCCTGAAGCGCGCAGAGCACCTGGAGGAGCTGCTCGAGCGGCAGCGGCAGCCGCTGGCCACCACGTGA
- the CEP131 gene encoding centrosomal protein of 131 kDa isoform X5 — protein sequence MKGSRATSGPPGPPEGSPEGVDLSLTGLPPPVSRRPRSASAARPVARPVSVVAGSELRRRAPDAMGPRGPRAINNLRRSNSTTLASRPSSGALSPPSSLGGLRPAEPTNFLTLFEGSPGGRKRPAGPSHARSAQGAAGNVLDEPPSAPALPPSTPAQPTAPWRKERTVALAPSFTANNRPLLPSPGQRAWGWSEGFWSSKRAAGNCVPSMVHNHCGPPERPPPPESAPRAAPPLNNVVAAAAGEALEGSGPGRPQKVPGSTRPDRSHARGPPGLLRRKEVTEEEAERFILQVNQAAVIIQRWYRRQVQRRRAGAAGLQRLLASKREERRRPGEGGVLDLRREKEAERRKAREEQARQARRAAIEELQQGRTRQAGDGAAGLPQERRALGGPRAAQELHPEPRDAAPRALQANNAGANSCPACPEDPRQPASSSSPDAVPEPRQSPEDKPQDAGSPETASEDPMVAGSRAKAHVALRLLLDTLRLLEEEPEPLPHPKAWPQGRLAWTDRPQGVLSPQGDSSSLTADNLEQLGRLGGPPEDGALLSEAKLHSILSFLGEMEGAGRGGNPAAPAPREGLGPGEEPARPGPASEASVSVLRLTQEVEEKRRAAALLQQALAQQQDLAARRVAETREALGRQLRQQQGRYEATIRRHLTFIDQLIEDKKVLTERCEAVVAELRQVDERCKARVAQVQEQHEQETKKLKDLMSATEKVRREKWINEKTRKIKEMTVKGLEPEIQRLIAKHKQELKALKGLHEAELLRAEERAAQRYAQQAEELRERLEREKAALGQRERELAQQRLEQHLEQEQRALEQQRRRLHSEVAEERERLGQQAARQRVELEELRRQLEESSSAASRALRAEFEKGREEQERRHQAELEALKDQLEVEKQAWGASYAKREEAWLLAREQELKEELRKGRDREIELVIRRLEADTALAKEESERSAESRVKRLRDKYETELAELERSEHGLQERCAELRARLGEAEGQRGRLQVLLRQREEELEGAKAVNAQLLGERSGLAQVVRQEFADRLAASEEEARRARAELAELRARQHVELERLMREKEEELQEVHRRVKTAVARKEETLRGLRQQHEAALKRAEHLEELLERQRQPLATT from the exons ATGAAAGGCTCCCGGGCCACCAGcggcccccccggccccccggagGGCAGCCCGGAAGGCGTGGACCTGAGCCTGACAGGCCTGCCTCCGCCCGTGTCCCGGCGCCCCCGCAGTGCCTCTGCTGCCAGGCCCGTGGCGCGCCCCGTCTCCGTGGTCGCAGGCAGTGAGCTGAGGAGGAGAGCGCCG GACGCCATGGGGCCTCGGGGCCCCCGGGCCATCAACAACCTGCGCCGGTCGAATAGCACCACGCTGGCCAGCCGGCCCTCGAGCGGCGCCCTCAGCCCGCCCAGCAGCCTCGGTGGCCTCAG GCCAGCGGAGCCCACCAACTTCCTGACGCTCTTTGAGGGCAGCCCCGGGGGGAGGAAGAGGCCGGCCGGCCCGAGCCACGCGCGCAGCGCGCAGGGGGCCGCGGGGAACGTCCTG GATGAGCCGCCCAGCGCCCCTGCCTTGCCGCCCAGCACCCCCGCCCAGCCCACCGCGCCGTGGAGGAAGGAGCGCACCGTGGCGCTGGCCCCCAGCTTCACAGCCAACAACAG ACCGCTGCTGCCGAGCCCTGGTCAGCGAGCCTGGGGGTGGAGTGAGGGTTTTTG GAGCAGCAAGCGCGCCGCCGGCAACTGTGTCCCCTCCATGGTGCACAACCACTGCGGCCCCCCCGAGAGGCCGCCCCCCCCCGAGAGCGCCCCCCGAGCAGCGCCCCCCCTCAA CAACGTCGTCGCGGCGGCTGCAGGGGAGGCCCTCGAGGGCAGTGGCCCCGGGAGGCCGCAGAAGGTCCCTGGCAGCACCCGCCCAGACCGCAGCCATGCAAGGGGCCCCCCAGGCCTGCTCAGGAGGAAGGAGGTGACGGAGGAGGAGGCCGAGAG GTTTATCCTCCAGGTGAACCAGGCGGCCGTCATCATCCAGCGCTGGTACCGCCGCCAGGTGCAGCGGCGCCGAGCCGGAGCTGCCGGGCTGCAGCGCCTGCTGGCGTCCAAGCGGGAG GAGCGGCGGCGGCCGGGGGAAGGGGGTGTCCTGGACCTGCGCCgggagaaggaggcagagaggagGAAGGCCCGAGAGGAGCAAGCACGCCAGGCCCGGCGGGCGGCCATCGAG GAGCTGCAGCAGGGACGGACCCGGCAGGCAGGTGACGGTGCAGCCGGGCTGCCGCAGGAGCGCAGGGCCCTAGGAGGGCCGCGGGCTGCCCAGGAGCTGCACCCAGAGCCCAGGGACGCGGCACCCCGTGCCCTCCAGGCCAACAACGCGG GTGCCAACTCCTGCCCTGCCTGCCCCGAGGACCCCCGCCAGCCAGCCTCCAGCTCGTCCCCTGACGCGGTCCCCGAGCCCCGGCAGTCCCCGGAAGACAAGCCGCAG GACGCCGGCTCCCCGGAGACGGCCAGCGAGGACCCCATGGTGGCCGGGAGCAGGGCCAAGGCGCACGTGGCCCTCAGGTTGCTGCTGGACACGCTGAGGCTGCTGGAGGAGGAGCCTGAGCCGCTGCCGCACCCCAAGGCCTGGCCTCAGGGGAGGCTTGCCTGGACCGACAGG CCCCAGGGCGTCCTCTCCCCGCAGGGCGACTCCAGCTCCCTGACGGCCGACAACCTGGAGCAGCTGGGGCGGCTCGGCGGCCCCCCCGAGGACGGGGCGCTGCTCTCGGAGGCCAAGCTGCACAGCATCCTGAGCTTCCTGGGCGAGATGgagggggcgggccggggcgggaaccccgcggcccccgccccgcGGGAG GGCCTCGGACCAGGGGAGGAGCCGGCCCGCCCGGGGCCCGCGTCCGAGGCGAGCGTATCGGTGCTGCGGCTGACGCAGGAGGTGGAGGAGAAGAGGCGGGCCGCGGCGCTGCTGCAGCAGGCGCTG GCGCAGCAGCAGGACCTCGCCGCCCGGAGGGTGGCGGAGACGAGGGAGGCGCTGGGCCGGCAGCTGCGGCAGCAGCAGGGGCGCTACGAGGCCACCATCCGGCGGCACCTCACCTTCATCGACCAG CTCATCGAAGACAAGAAGGTCCTGACCGAGAGGTGCGAGGCCGTGGTGGCCGAGCTGAGGCAGGTGGACGAGCGGTGCAAGGCCAGGGTGGCCCAGGTGCAGGAGCAGCACGAGCAG GAGACGAAGAAGCTCAAGGACCTGATGAGCGCCACCGAGAAGGTGCGCCGGGAGAAGTGGATCAACGAGAAGACCAGGAAGATCAAGGAGATGACGGTCAAAG GTCTGGAGCCGGAGATCCAGAGGCTGATCGCCAAGCACAAGCAGGAGCTCAAGGCGCTCAAGGGCCTGCACGAGGCGGAGCTGCTGCGCGCGGAGGAGCGCGCCGCACAGCGTTACGCGCAGCAGGCCGAGGAGCTGCGGGAGCGCCTGGAGCGGGAGAAGGCGGCGCTGGGGCAGCGCGAGCGGGAGCTGGCCCAGCAGCG GCTGGAGCAGCACCTGGAGCAGGAGCAGCGGGCGCTGGAGCAGCAGCGGCGCCGGCTCCACAGCGAGGTGGCCGAGGAGCGGGAGCGGCTGGGCCAGCAGGCGGCCAG GCAGCGGGTGGAGCTGGAGGAGCTGAGGCGGCAGCTGGAGGAGAGCAGCTCTGCGGCGAGCAGAGCCCTGCGGGCCGAGTTTGAGAAGGGCCGGGAGGAGCAGGAGCGCCGGCACCAG GCGGAGCTGGAGGCCCTGAAGGACCAGCTGGAGGTGGAGAAGCAGGCGTGGGGAGCCAGCTACGCCAAGAGGGAG gagGCCTGGCTGCTGGCCCGAGAGCAGGAGCTGAAGGAGGAGCTGAGGAAGGGCCGGGACAGGGAGATCGAGCTGGTCATCCGCCGGCTGGAGGCTGACACGGCCCTGGCCAAGGAGGAGAGCGAGAGGAGCGCGGAGAGCCG GGTCAAGCGTCTCCGGGACAAGTACGAGACGGAGCTGGCCGAGCTGGAGCGGTCGGAGCATGGGCTCCAGGAGCGGTGCGCGGAGCTGAGGGCGCGCCTCGGGGAGGCCGAGGGCCAGCGCGGGCGCCTGCAGGTCCTGCTGCGGCAGAGGGAGGAGGAGCTGGAGGGCGCCAAGGCG gTGAACGCGCAGCTGCTGGGCGAGCGAAGCGGCCTGGCCCAGGTCGTCCGCCAGGAGTTTGCTGACCGGCTGGCGGCCTCCGAGGAGGAGGCGCGGCGGGCCAGGGCGGAGCTGGCGGAGCTGCGGGCGCGGCAGCACGTGGAGCTGGAGCGGCTCATgcgggagaaggaggaggagctgCAGGAGGTGCACCGGAG AGTGAAGACGGCCGTAGCCAGGAAGGAGGAGACCTTGCGCGGCCTCCGGCAGCAGCACGAG GCCGCCCTGAAGCGCGCAGAGCACCTGGAGGAGCTGCTCGAGCGGCAGCGGCAGCCGCTGGCCACCACGTGA